In Deltaproteobacteria bacterium, the sequence AGGATCGCCGCGAGTGCGTCGAGCTCGTCGAGGCGATCCTGCAGGCACAGGTCGCGGCGCTCGAGCAGCCGCGTGGATTGCTCGCCGCGCAGGTGGGTGGCCTCGCAGGCGTCGGTCTTCATCTGCGTCCACGCCTCGGCGTAGGCGTCGAGCGTGCTCGAGACCAGCGACGCGGTGGCGGGCACGAACGCCCGATCGACCTTCGCGAGTCCCGCGGCGAGCTCGGCCTTGCGCGCGTCGTTCCACACCGCCGGCAGCGCGGCCGCGATGTCGACGCACGCGGTCTGCGGCGGACGCAGCAGATGGTCGGCGGTCGCAACCGTGCCGATCATCGCCGCCGCCACGCCGACGCCGGTGGCGATCTTGCGCCGCAGCACGCGGGGGTCCTTGCCCAGCTCGGTCAGCAGCGCGTCCATGTTGTCGAAGCGCGCCTCGGGGGTCGGCGCCAGGCCGCGCAGCAGCACGCGGCGCACCCAGCCGGGCACACTGGCGCGCTCGGGCGGCTCGCGGACCTTGCCGCTGCGTTTCTGGGCGGTGAGCGTAGCCGCGTCGTCGCCGTCGAACGGCCGCTCGCCGTAGAGCGCCTGGTAGAGCGAGGTGCAGAAGCTGAACTGATCGCTGCGCGCGTCGGTGGGCTGGCCGAGGTGCTGCTCCGGGGCCATGTACGCCGGGGTGCCCATGATCGAGCCGGTCTGGGTCAGCAGCGGCTCGTACAGCGCGGCGTCGTCGTCGTTCCCGACGGCTGCGGGCTCGTCGTCGTCGTCGTGATCGTCGGTGTCGACGACCTCGCTGTTGACCGGTCGCGCGAGGCCGAAGTCCATCACGCGAACGCGGCCGTCACGGCCGATCAACACGTTGTCGGGCTTGAAGTCGCGGTGCACGAGGTTGGCGGCGTGGGCGGCTGCGAGCCCGCGCCCGGCGGGCACGAACACCTCGAGCACCTCGTCCCAGCGGCGCGGCTTCTCGGCCAGCCAGCCCTTGAGCGTGGTGCCCTCGATGAGCTCCATCGCCACGAACACGCGCTCGCCGACGGTGCCGACGTCGTAGACCGTGATGACGTTGGGGTGGGCGAGCTTCGCGAGCGCCTGTGCCTCGAGCAGCAGGCGCGAGCGCGCCCGCTTGCGTTCGCTCTGATTGGGTCGCAGCAGCTTGAGCGCGACCTTGCGGTTGAGCTCGGGATCGTAGGCCGAGAACACCAGGCCCATGCCGCCCTGGCCGATCTCTTCGAGCACGACGTAGCGACCCAGGCGCGTGCCCGGGGTCAGCCCGTGCTCGCCATCGGCGGCGGCGCGTCGCTGGCCCTCGATGATCGTGTCGGCCTCGACGTCGAGCCGGTCGGATGCGACCGGAGGCGCGCTGTCGTCGGCGCTGGCGTCCCGCGAGATCATCGGAGCTTCAGCAGGACCGCATCATACCAGGCCGCGCCGCCGGATGGTCCCGAGAGCGGCCCGGGGCGACGTGGATCGCCTGGGATCGAGCGACTTCACGTGCGTCCGCGCGCGGATCTCCATCGTCGCGGCCCCGCGGCGCGCGGGCGCGGCGGGATCGCGGGAGTGCACGAGGTGGCCGATGGTACGATGCGGCGCGGGTCGATGGTGGAGTCGTTGCAGCAGCTCGAGCGCGCGGGGGCGGAGTTCCAGAGCCCACCGCCGGCCCTGGTGGTGCTGCCGGATCCCGACGCCCGCGTGTCGCCGGACGCCGGCGTGCTCGGGGCCAGCCCGATCCTTCGGCTGGTGTGCGCGGCGCGACGCGTGGGTTTCGATCCGATCCTCTTTGCGCCCGGCACCACGCCGACCGGCCCCGGCGCCCGCGAGGTCGCGACCGGCGATGCGCTCGGGGGACCGGCGCTGGTGGTGTTCGAGACCACCTCGGTGCGCGCGGGCCTGCTCGAGCTGATGGTCGCGCATCCGCTCGAAGACGACGAGCGCTACACGCTGTACGACGAGGCCGGGCGCCCGGCCGCGGCGTTCGTCGGTCGGCAGACGCAGGTGCCCGCCGAGCTGCCGATCAGCGAGGAGCTGCCGTACCCCGAGGGCATCGGGGCGCGCGACGTGGTGCGCGTGGTGTATCCCGAGGACCTCGCGCGTGCGGAGCTGCTGGTGCTCGAGGCCGAGGAGGTCTTCCCCGCCGCACCGTCGGCGTGGCGACGTCGGCTGGGTGTGCCGACGCTGCGATGGATGGCGGCCCGTCGCGGGCCCGTCGCGCAGCTCGAGCTGCTCGCGCTGGTGTTGGTCGCGATGTCGCTGCCGCTGGCGCTGCTCGGGGGCGGGCCGTGGATCCCGCTCGGCGCCGCATGTCTGCTCGCGGGCGTGCACGTCAGCAAGCTGCTGAAGTCGGTGCGGGCGCTGCGACAGTACGTGGCGGCGGACGCGGGTGACGTGGTGGGGCAACGACTCGCGCGCGCGACCCGGCCGCTGGGACACGCCGCGTTCTGCGGCGGCCTGACCTACGCCGTGATCGCCCGCGCCGATCGAGCCGACGTCGCGGGCTTGGTGCTGCTCGCGGCGGGCGCTGGTGCCACCTTGATCGCGTTGGTGCAGGCGCGGTTCCTGCTCCGCGGCCACGAGGCCCCGGTGTTCGCGTTGCCCGACGCACACGCAGTCGCTGCGCGCCTCGGCGCGCGATTGCCCGCGGTGATGGAGGGTGCACCGATGTTCGAGCTGGCGATCCTGCTCGCGGCGTTGCCCGGCGTCCCGACCGCCCCGTGGTCGCTGTTGTTGATGGGCGCCGCCGCTCGCGTGTGGCGCTGGTTCGCCGGCCCGCTCGGGGCCGCAGGCGACTGATCCCGACCGATCGCGCGGTTTGACCCCCCCTGGCACGGATGCTAGGTTTCGAGGCGCTCCGCGGCATTTGTCGCGGTGCAGAGCAAGTCACATGGCACGCAAGATTCCGCTGCTCCCACTCCGCGAGCTGATCGTGTTCCCGCACGAGGTCGTGCCGCTCTTCGTGGGTCGCGAGAAGTCGATCAACGCGCTCGAAGAAGCGATGGCCGACGATCGCCACATCCTGCTGTGCGCGCAGAAGAAGGCCAAGGTCAACGACCCCAAGCCCGAGGGCATCCACACCGTCGGCACCATCGGCACCATCATCCAGCTGCTGCGCCTGCCCGACGGCACGGTGAAGGTGCTGGTCGAGGGCAAGAGCCGCGCGCGGATCGAGAAGTACCTCGACACCAGCAAGTGCTTCTTCGTCGAGGCCGAGCCGCTCGAGGCCGAGGGTGACCCCGACGACGACCCCGAGCTCGCCGCACTGGTGCGCTCGGTGCAGGCGACCTTCGAGAACTACGTGAAGCTCAACAAGCGCGTGCCGCCCGAGCTCGCGGTTTCGGTGCAGAGCATCGAGAGCGCCGCACGTCTGGCCGACACCATCGCCGCCCACGTCAACTTCAAGCTCACCGCCAAGCAGGAGCTGCTGGAGACCGAGTCGGTGCGCGCCCGTCTGGAGAAGCTCTTCGAGCTGATGCAGAACGAGATCGAGATTCTCCAGGTGGAGAAGAAGATCCGTACCCGCGTCAAGAAGCAGATGGAGAAGAACCAGAAGGAGTACTACCTCAACGAGCAGATGCAGGCGATCCAGAAGGAGCTCGGCAGCCAAGACGAGTTCAAGAACGAGATCGCCGAGATCGAGGAGCGCATCCGTCGCAAGAAGATGAGCAAGGAGGCGGCGGAGCGGCTCAAGAAGGAGCTCAAGAAGCTCAAGATGATGAGCCCGATGAGCGCCGAAGCGACCGTGGTGCGCAACTACATCGACGTCGTGCTCGCGCTGCCCTGGTTCGAGCGCACCGAGGACAAGCTCGACGTCGAAGAGGCCGAGAAGATCCTCGACGAAGATCACTACGGCCTCGAGAAGCCCAAGCAGCGCATCGTCGAGTACCTCGCGGTGCAGAAGCTGGTGAACAAGATCCGCGGGCCGATCCTCTGCCTGGTGGGCCCGCCGGGCGTGGGCAAGACCTCGCTGGCCAAGAGCGTCGCGCGGGCCACCGGCCGCAAGTTCGTGCGCGTGTCGCTGGGTGGCGTGCGCGACGAGGCCGAGATCCGCGGCCATCGCCGCACGTACATCGGCGCGATGCCGGGCAAGATCCTGCACGGCATCCGCAAGGCCGGCTCGGCCAACCCGGTGTTCCTGCTCGACGAGATCGACAAGATGTCGATGGACTTCCGCGGCGATCCGTCGGCGGCGATGCTCGAGGTGCTCGACCCCGAGCAGAACAGCGCGTTCGTCGACCACTTCCTCGATCTCGACTACGACCTCTCCGAGGTGCTGTTCATCTGCACCGCCAACTCGCTGCACACCATCCCGATCCCGCTGCGCGATCGCATGGAGATCATCGAGCTGTCGGGCTACACCGACGAGGACAAGCTCAAGATCGCCAAGCAGTACCTGGTGCCCAAACAGGTCGAGCAGAACGGCCTCGAGGGCGTCGACATCCAGGTCGGCGACGCGGCGCTCAAGGAGCTGATCCACCACTACACCAAGGAGGCCGGCGTGCGCTCGCTGGAGCGCGAGACCGGTGCGGTGCTGCGGAAGATCGCCCGCGAGTACGTGCGAGAGCAGCGCAAGGGCGTGAGCTTCAAGGTCGACGCGAAGTACGTCCAGAAGCTGCTCGGGCCCCGCAAGTACCGCTTCAACCGCGCCGAAGAGACCGACAGCATCGGCATGGTCAACGGACTGGCGTACACCAGCTTCGGCGGCGACCTGCTGCCGGTCGAGACCACCATCACCTCCGGCAAGGGCAAGGTCACCCTCACCGGCCAGCTCGGCGACGTGATCAAGGAGTCGGCCCACGCGGCGGTGACCTACGTGCGCGCGCGCAGCCTGGTGCTGGGGCTCGATCCGGACTTCTACGAGTTCGTCGACTTCCACGTGCACTTCCCCGAGGGCGCGGTGCCCAAGGACGGCCCCTCGGCCGGCGTGACGATCGTGACGAGCCTGGTGTCCGCGCTGCTGCGGGTGCCGGTGCGCAAGGACGTCGCGATGACCGGCGAGATCAACCTGCGCGGCAAGGTGCTGCCGATCGGCGGCCTGAAGGAGAAGGTGCTGGCGGCGTTCCGCGCCGACATCACCACGGTGATCTGCCCCCGCGAGAACGAGAAGGACCTCCACGAGGTGCCCAAGAACGTGCTCAAGGCGATCGACTTCAAGTACGCCGACACCATCGACGACATGCTGCGCTGGGCCATCGCACCGCTGGCGGAGGACCACCCCAACGCCGCACTGCGGGCGTTCCTGTCCGGCACCACGCCCACCGAGGCCGACGACTGGCGCACGGTCCGTCAGTTCCAGCGCGAGCGCGAGCGTCAGGAACGCATCGAGCGCAGCCGCGAGAGCGAGCCGGTCCACTGACGAACGTCCGGGGGAACGCCCCGCGTTCCACCGAGCCCGAGCCGCCGGCGCTCACCGGCCCGTGATCGCCGAGCCCAGGCCGTATCGCTGGAGTTCGCGCTCGGCGAGGGCCTGGTCGCTCGGCACCTCGAGGCTCTCGTGCACCGAGCCCTGCAGGTTCGCGAGCGTGACGTCGGCGAAGCCGGCGGCGATGAGTTCGTCGCGCAGGCCGCCATCGAGCAGGCCGCGCGCGCGCGCCTCGTCGAGCTTCTCGCCGCCCATGCGGATGCGCTCCTTGGCGGCGCCCCGCAGCGTGACGAGCACCGCGATGCCCTGATCGCCCAGCCGCTTGCGCACCGCCTCGGCGAAGGCCTCGCGGGCAGCCACGCGATCGCGCCGCACGGTATAGGCGCGAGCCCAGATCAACTTGCGCCGGCACTGCTCGAGCTTGAACGCCGCCTTCTCGAGGCGCGCCGGCGCGACCTCGCTGGCCGCACCCGGCAGCTCGCGGGCCGCGACGGCGACCTGCTCGGCGTCGCCGCACTTGCGCGGGTCGTGGCTGATGTCATCGACGAACGCGAGTGCCGCCCGCCCGCTGCGCGTCGGGGCCGGCAGATCGACGCTCGGCAGCGGCGCGAGCTCGGGGCCCTTGGCGCTGCTCGGCGCGCCCGCGGTGGCGTCGGACGCCGGCGGGGTGGGGCGGTCGGGATCGGTCGGGACCTCGGCCTGGAGCACCTTCACGGGACCGGGCGGCGTGGGCTCTGGGGCGGGTGGCGGCGTGGCCATCACCCGCGCCGCCGTTCCTGCGATGCCGCCGGCGAGGTAGACGAATGCGGCGAAGCCCAGCAGCGAGAACGCGCCACGGCCGGTGGTGCGCAGCATCGCGGCGATCATCCACCACAGCAGCGCGAAGCCGGCGAGCACGAAGCTCGCGAGCACCACGAGCCCCCATGGATCCTGGACGTCGACGCGCATCATCTCGGAGGTGGCAGCATCAGCCCTGGCAGTACTCGTTGACCGCGTCGACGATCGCGACCTCGCGCTCGGCGACCGCGACGGCCTCGCGCTTGACCTCACCCAACGTCTGCACGTCGCCGGTGCGCGCGGCCTCGGCCAGCTCGCGGCTCCATGCCTCGGCGCGGTCGAGCAGCGCGAGGTAGTCGCCCCGCAGCTCGGCGAGTCGGGCGTCGGAGAACTCGAGCTTGCCGATGTCGGTGTGGGCTTCCTTGGTCAGCTTGCCGAACGCCTCTGCGACGGAGGGGTCGCGCTCGACGTCGGCGAGCCGATCGACCGCGTCCTTCACACCCGTGGTGTGCTTCTGGATCGCGCCGACGAGCTCGTTGCACTGGCCGACCTTGTTCTGGCAACCGCCCGCGAAGGTGCCGGCGACGACGAGCATGCAGAGCGTGCGGTGCAGCGAGGATGGCATGGGGACCAGGGGCGGCCGGTCGCGGCTCGAGCACCGCGACCTCGAGGCTTGCAAGCCTACGCCAAACCGGTCGCGCATGGGGAGATCGAAGCCCCGAGGGCCGCACGCCGTGCCGACCTCGCGCGATCGCGGCGGCCTCGGGCCCAGAAGCACACCACGGGTGTGATGGCTGCGCTCGCAGGGCCGGTGCTCGCGGTTGTTTCGCCGCGCGGGCGCTGCGATACTCGCGCGCCCCGAGGTGCCCGCGATGTCGTCTTCCACGGTCTTCTGCCGACTGCGCACCGCGGTCGTCCTCGCCGGCGCACTCGCCTGCGCCGCCGCCTGCAACCTCAACAAGCTGACGGCCAATGCGACCTCGGGGATGCTCGAGTTCGGCGCGGTCGCGATGGATCGCGAGAGCGACCTCGAGTTCGCCAAGGACGCGTTCCCGGCCAGTCTCAAGACCCTCGAGACCTTCCTGATCTCCTCGCCGGAGAACCAATCGCTGCTGTTGCTGCTGGCCCGCGGCTACAACTCGTATGCCTTCGCGGCGCTCGAGGCCGAGCTCGAGCGCGCCGATCTCGACGGCACCGATGCCGAGGTCGACGAGTACACTCGCCGCGCCAAGATCCACTACCTGCGTGGGCGTAGCTACGGCTTCCGTCTGCTCGCCAAGCCCGCGCTCGAGCGCGCGGCGTTCGCCGGCGACATGAAGACGCTCGACGCCGAGCTGGCGAAGCTGCGCCGCGACGACGTGCCGGGGCTGTTCTGGGCCACCTACGGCTGGCTGTCGATCATCAACCTCTCGAAGGACGACCCCGCCGCGCTGACCGGCTTGACCTCGATCGAACACATGCTCGCGCGGGTGATCGCGCTCGACCCCGACTACAACGCTGGCACGCCGTTGCTGCTGCAGGCGGTCTATCACGCGTCGCGACCCCAGGTGTTCGGTGGCAAGCCCGAGCTCGCCAAGCAGTACTTCGATCGCGCGATGGCGACGTGGGGCGACCGCAACCTCCTGGTGCCGTACCTCTACGCGCGCTTCTACTGCCCGCAGGTGCAGGACCAGAAGCTGTTCGACGAGCTCATCGCCAGGGTGCTCACCGCCGACGTCACCAAGCAGCCCGATCTGCGGCTGAACAACGAGGTCGCGCGGGCCCGCGCCCGCTTCTGGCGGGCCCACGCCGACGATCTCATCTTGCCGCAGTGAGGGTGCGAGGGGGCCCCGCGCAGCGGTTTCGGCCGGGGCCGCGGAGCCGACCCACACGGGCCGTGCGGGGGTTTTTCCGCGACGGGCTTCATTGCGCTAGCCCTGCTCGGGTATGGATCGGTGCAGCCCATGCACAAGTCTCGCGCGTCCCGTCGTCGCTTCCTGAAGACCACTGCCGCCGCCGGCGCAGCGGGCATCTTCGCGGTGCCGCTCATCGGCCGCGCCGAGGGTCGCAAGCTTCGCATCGCCACGCTCGCCCCGCAGGGCTCGAGCTGGCACAAGGCCTTCGAGAAGACCGCCCGCGATCTGAAGGAGCGCACCGAGGGCGCGCTCGAGATGAAGATCTACGCCGGCGGCACGATGGGTGACGAGGGCGCGATGGTCCGCAAGATGCGGCACGGGCAGCTCGATGGTGCCGCGCTGACGAGCGTGGGCCTGGGCCAGATCAACCAGCAGCTGCTGGCGCTGCAGCTGCCGCTGCTGTTCAAGAACGACAAGGAACTCGACACGGTGCGCGGGGCCATGAGCGACACCTTCTCGGGCCTGCTCGGCGACGCCGGCTTCCGCCTCGGCGCATGGGGCGACGTCG encodes:
- the lon gene encoding endopeptidase La, whose amino-acid sequence is MARKIPLLPLRELIVFPHEVVPLFVGREKSINALEEAMADDRHILLCAQKKAKVNDPKPEGIHTVGTIGTIIQLLRLPDGTVKVLVEGKSRARIEKYLDTSKCFFVEAEPLEAEGDPDDDPELAALVRSVQATFENYVKLNKRVPPELAVSVQSIESAARLADTIAAHVNFKLTAKQELLETESVRARLEKLFELMQNEIEILQVEKKIRTRVKKQMEKNQKEYYLNEQMQAIQKELGSQDEFKNEIAEIEERIRRKKMSKEAAERLKKELKKLKMMSPMSAEATVVRNYIDVVLALPWFERTEDKLDVEEAEKILDEDHYGLEKPKQRIVEYLAVQKLVNKIRGPILCLVGPPGVGKTSLAKSVARATGRKFVRVSLGGVRDEAEIRGHRRTYIGAMPGKILHGIRKAGSANPVFLLDEIDKMSMDFRGDPSAAMLEVLDPEQNSAFVDHFLDLDYDLSEVLFICTANSLHTIPIPLRDRMEIIELSGYTDEDKLKIAKQYLVPKQVEQNGLEGVDIQVGDAALKELIHHYTKEAGVRSLERETGAVLRKIAREYVREQRKGVSFKVDAKYVQKLLGPRKYRFNRAEETDSIGMVNGLAYTSFGGDLLPVETTITSGKGKVTLTGQLGDVIKESAHAAVTYVRARSLVLGLDPDFYEFVDFHVHFPEGAVPKDGPSAGVTIVTSLVSALLRVPVRKDVAMTGEINLRGKVLPIGGLKEKVLAAFRADITTVICPRENEKDLHEVPKNVLKAIDFKYADTIDDMLRWAIAPLAEDHPNAALRAFLSGTTPTEADDWRTVRQFQRERERQERIERSRESEPVH